The following coding sequences lie in one Trichoderma breve strain T069 chromosome 1, whole genome shotgun sequence genomic window:
- a CDS encoding transcription factor opi1 domain-containing protein, with the protein MHRQTLANSPASAPLGPSPALAPALAPPLPPRPRLPPINSIQSIPSINSIHTHSPNPISGFSSVDSRPSNAPLPLTLQRPLPLPPSPSPPNYSQSMHSHHQFPSPSDNDRLPPLVHHDGDSRTLPSLSSITGDVAMRADDQHRPPQHLHSLPNPPPPLHQNQNHWPSSFNGSLNSYRQPPPFHAPDSPATIMDMDGAASVASAASPSPDRIYDGTPTPSSLTLDDPDVRLAAEALGDLRADFVSSPPADSSSLPPMSPPIAPFQLQQTKPKSPKPEPLLSLLTTAHPLVASTIGGASSAYGGAKNFSPRFKSGAEYVEGYLTPIANTVNSVGRVTGVEGGVRWFLGAGRRHPAPTSDPDSNGSNKRRRTGESSSTSSDANGSPDNGLDDSSSVMSKTPRRLSTASTVDTLPAYDDQRSPAYSETAPATHKPPGSQPWQTRLMMSTSGLSVAMSAESLRSLKYCLRWLRWTNDHMNRAILNLKHALEEYEKAERKERSEGGPSTESSSDAEAMDVDGAEKSQDKPNPSRSELAARINSLKGDILKSLQDVINNVSKYAGGALPENARVLVRRHLTSLPQRFRLATMSDGRSGNSNGDNDSAMREGAQKVLVLAKEGLDMVTQVTGVLDGTIVSAEQWCERMGKRRNPDGEEREEAASSSQQIEFGSDEKSG; encoded by the exons ATGCATCGCCAGACGCTCGCCAACAGTCCAGCTTCGGCCCCCCTCGGACCATCACCAGCACTTGCACCAGCACTTGCACCACCATTACCGCCGCGACCTCGCCTGCCGCCCATCAACTCGATCCAGTCCATTCCCTCGATAAATTCCATCCATACCCATTCGCCAAACCCCATTTCGGGCTTCAGCAGCGTCGACTCGCGGCCGTCGAAtgcgccattgccattgacgCTACAGCGGCCTCTGCCATTaccgccatcaccatcaccccCAAACTACTCGCAGTCCATGCACAGCCATCACCAGTTCCCCAGCCCGTCCGACAACGACAGGCTTCCCCCGCTGGTGCACCATGACGGCGACAGCAGAACATTGCCGTCGCTGAGCAGCATTACCGGCGACGTTGCCATGCGCGCCGACGACCAGCATCGACCTCCGCAGCATCTTCACAGCCTCCCCAatccaccgccgccgctgcaccagaaccagaaccatTGGCCGTCCTCCTTCAATGGTTCATTGAACTCGTACCGACAACCACCGCCTTTCCACGCACCCGACAGTCCAGCGACAATCATGGACATGGACGGCGCAGCAAGCGTTGCCAGTGCggcctcgccgtcgccaGATCGCATCTATGACGGAACACCAACCCCGAGCAGCCTCACGCTCGACGACCCAGACGTGCGGCTTGCGGCTGAGGCTCTGGGAGATTTACGCGCAG ATTTCGTATCATCGCCTCCCGCCGACTCCTCTTCGCTGCCGCCCATGAGCCCGCCCATTGCTCCATTCCAGCTTCAACAGACAAAACCAAAGTCACCCAAGCCCGAGCCGCTTTTGTCTCTCCTTACAACCGCTCATCCCCTCGTCGCCTCGACAATTGGCGGCGCCAGTTCCGCTTACGGCGGAGCCAAGAATTTCTCTCCACGATTCAAATCGGGCGCCGAGTATGTCGAGGGCTACCTGACGCCTATCGCCAACACAGTCAACTCTGTGGGTAGAGTCACAGGTGTTGAAGGCGGTGTTCGATGGTTCCTCGGCGCCGGTCGCCGGCATCCGGCACCTACATCAGACCCCGACTCGAACGGTTCCAACAAGAGACGGAGGACaggagagagcagcagcaccagcagcgatGCGAATGGATCACCAGACAACGGTCTTGATGATTCGTCGTCGGTCATGTCAAAGACTCCTCGCCGCCTATCGACTGCTAGTACGGTGGACACGCTGCCAGCTTATGACGACCAGCGGTCGCCCGCATACTCAGAAACCGCGCCCGCAACGCACAAGCCGCCGGGTAGCCAGCCGTGGCAGACCCGCTTGATGATGTCCACGTCGGGACTAAGTGTTGCTATGAGCGCCGAGAGTTTGCGTAGTCTCAAGTACTGTTTGCGCTGGCTTCGATGGACCAACGATCACATGAACCGGGCCATTCTGAACTTGAAGCACGCATTGGAGGAATATGAAAAGGCAGAGAGGAAGGAACGGTCAGAGGGAGGGCCATCTACTGAGAGTTCCAGCGATGCTGAGGCCATGGATGTCGACGGCGCGGAAAAGAGCCAAGACAAGCCGAACCCCTCACGAAGCGAACTCGCCGCGCGAATCAACAGCCTCAAGGGTGATATCCTGAAATCTCTTCAAGACGTTATCAACAACGTGTCCAAGTATGCTGGCGGTGCCCTTCCCGAGAACGCGAGGGTCCTTGTTCGCCGCCACTTGACCAGTCTCCCCCAGCGATTCCGCCTCGCAACTATGTCTGACGGGCGGTCGGGGAACTCCAACGGGGATAACGATTCAGCAATGCGTGAAGGTGCGCAAAAGGTGTTGGtgctggccaaggagggccTTGACATGGTCACGCAAGTAACAGGCGTTTTGGACGGGACCATTGTGAGCGCCGAACAGTGGTGTGAGAGAATGGGAAAGAGGCGAAACcctgatggagaggagagagaagaggccgcTTCATCGAGTCAGCAAATTGAGTTTGGCAGCGATGAGAAGTCAGGCTAA